In the Opitutaceae bacterium genome, one interval contains:
- a CDS encoding tetratricopeptide repeat protein: MSGIVLPVIGFEGSVPLDLGRIDRRSDPTSMLWNATVADRALEAGFYTIAEGLYRDVLLDERIPSSQKHRLALNLITALIGQGKIDEANAALEAFDGPREDRFHLREAMVAIEHSDFDGLGRQLRSIDDERLPEEDVGWYYFLEALAYENRGDRRRADASFSEAIGLAVSAAQLAQFRAGQLRLRLVSGEATTALAGDLKRQVDEYQGRRLGFQFVQQYAVVLDQLGQKAEAIDVLQKNAQLIPADETEIRDQVLLLLGMIAGADSPVGRDAYRDLLVRGIEPDLQAVALQQTAEAVVDPASTQASAFLNLLGELIGRDPPHQLIEQLLYYRSELSLQRGDLDLTEADARELLARFPGSSLKRNALAIMAAASWQRQRYRTAADFIVQVRAEMPAGEQRANLAVLLADGHFRAGLQANNPEDFRNAANAYGMAIAEGATALTRGELFFQQLVSEISAGSLDRATAMLDDPANISVIAPGDRWVAEWNLIKALQLVGRMEDAYRRVGGFVDSDDLEVALRLRFLWLRARLSLDAGESGRTPGLADAVDAYLNELDNRSIDAETRREVASNTLLLRAEAAFAGEDTEQAIAILDRLKQEYPDSRAAIFSYIIKARFLSANNKTVEAQQELIELADRFPQSDYAPMALYEAALNAERRGQDAFLTEANQLLERLARDYPNDNFLFHARLKQADLLRKLNQFSAAQQIYEYLENNYQDRPDRLVAQLSLADCLMAQTATDPVKFESAISRLERLVDLPNAPVDLRVEAGVKLALAWEGHGDRARAREILWSVATQFLLDDAVAAELRSEGRYWVSRALFELGQFSELDGQPDNARRSYQMILDYRLPGDTLARARLSRVSP, encoded by the coding sequence TTGTCAGGAATCGTTTTGCCGGTCATCGGATTTGAAGGGTCGGTCCCGCTGGACCTGGGTCGCATCGACCGGAGATCGGATCCCACCTCGATGCTCTGGAATGCCACGGTGGCCGACCGGGCCCTGGAAGCGGGTTTCTACACCATCGCAGAGGGCCTTTACCGCGACGTGCTGCTCGACGAGCGAATCCCTTCCAGTCAGAAGCACCGTCTGGCCCTTAATCTGATCACGGCATTGATCGGACAGGGCAAGATCGATGAGGCGAACGCGGCCTTGGAGGCCTTTGACGGTCCGAGGGAGGACCGTTTTCATCTGCGTGAGGCGATGGTCGCGATCGAGCATTCCGATTTTGACGGACTTGGTCGGCAGCTCCGCTCGATCGATGACGAGCGTCTTCCGGAGGAGGATGTGGGCTGGTATTATTTCCTTGAGGCGCTGGCCTACGAAAACCGAGGGGACCGCCGGCGGGCGGATGCGTCGTTCAGTGAAGCCATCGGTCTGGCGGTTTCCGCGGCGCAACTGGCCCAGTTCCGGGCCGGGCAGTTGCGCCTGCGGCTGGTCTCGGGCGAGGCCACGACGGCTCTGGCGGGAGATCTCAAGAGACAGGTGGATGAGTATCAGGGCCGGCGTCTGGGGTTTCAGTTTGTCCAGCAGTATGCGGTTGTGCTGGATCAATTGGGGCAGAAGGCCGAGGCGATTGATGTCCTGCAGAAGAACGCCCAGCTGATTCCGGCTGATGAAACAGAGATCCGCGACCAGGTTCTCCTGCTGCTCGGGATGATTGCGGGTGCCGATTCGCCGGTAGGCCGGGATGCCTACCGCGATTTGCTCGTGAGGGGAATCGAACCCGACCTTCAGGCGGTGGCGCTGCAGCAGACGGCGGAGGCGGTGGTTGATCCGGCGTCGACCCAGGCGAGCGCTTTTCTCAATCTGCTCGGTGAACTGATCGGGCGGGATCCGCCCCACCAGCTGATCGAACAGCTTCTCTACTACCGATCCGAGTTGTCCCTTCAGCGGGGCGACTTGGACCTGACGGAGGCGGATGCCCGGGAACTGCTGGCCCGATTTCCGGGATCCTCACTCAAGCGCAATGCCCTCGCCATCATGGCCGCGGCCTCCTGGCAACGGCAGCGTTACCGGACTGCGGCAGATTTCATCGTGCAGGTCCGGGCGGAGATGCCCGCGGGAGAGCAACGGGCCAATCTGGCAGTTCTTTTGGCTGACGGCCATTTCCGGGCCGGCCTTCAGGCCAACAACCCGGAGGATTTCCGCAATGCTGCCAATGCCTACGGCATGGCAATCGCGGAGGGAGCCACCGCCCTGACTCGCGGAGAGCTCTTTTTCCAGCAGCTGGTTTCCGAAATCAGTGCGGGTTCCCTGGACCGGGCGACGGCGATGCTGGACGATCCGGCCAACATTTCGGTCATCGCTCCGGGCGACCGCTGGGTCGCCGAGTGGAATCTGATCAAGGCGCTGCAACTGGTCGGGAGAATGGAGGATGCCTATCGCCGGGTGGGGGGATTCGTTGACAGCGACGATCTCGAAGTGGCCCTGCGGCTGCGGTTTCTCTGGCTGCGGGCCCGTCTCTCCCTGGATGCGGGGGAGTCCGGGCGGACCCCGGGACTGGCCGATGCGGTGGATGCCTATCTGAACGAACTGGACAACCGGTCCATCGACGCGGAGACCCGCCGGGAAGTCGCCAGCAACACGCTTCTCCTCCGGGCGGAGGCCGCTTTTGCCGGCGAGGACACCGAACAGGCGATTGCCATCCTCGACCGATTGAAGCAGGAATATCCTGACAGTCGGGCTGCCATTTTCTCCTATATCATCAAGGCACGCTTTCTCTCGGCCAACAACAAGACGGTGGAGGCCCAGCAGGAATTGATCGAGCTGGCCGACCGGTTTCCTCAGAGCGACTATGCGCCGATGGCGCTTTACGAGGCCGCGCTCAACGCCGAACGCCGGGGTCAGGATGCGTTCCTGACCGAGGCCAACCAGCTCCTTGAACGATTGGCCCGTGACTACCCCAACGACAACTTTCTTTTTCACGCCCGATTGAAGCAGGCGGACCTGCTTCGGAAGCTCAATCAGTTCAGCGCGGCCCAGCAGATCTACGAATATCTGGAAAACAATTACCAGGATCGGCCCGACCGGCTGGTGGCCCAGCTCTCGCTGGCCGACTGCCTGATGGCGCAGACGGCGACGGATCCGGTAAAGTTTGAATCGGCCATTTCGAGGCTGGAGCGCCTGGTTGATCTGCCGAACGCGCCGGTCGACCTGAGGGTGGAGGCCGGGGTCAAGCTCGCTCTGGCCTGGGAAGGGCATGGCGACCGCGCCCGCGCCCGGGAGATTCTCTGGTCCGTCGCCACGCAGTTTCTGCTGGACGACGCGGTCGCCGCGGAATTGCGGTCCGAGGGGCGCTACTGGGTTTCCCGGGCCCTGTTCGAGCTTGGCCAGTTTTCCGAACTCGACGGGCAGCCCGACAATGCCCGCCGATCCTACCAAATGATTCTGGATTACCGTCTTCCGGGCGACACCCTGGCGAGGGCCCGCCTCTCCCGGGTGAGCCCGTGA